From bacterium:
CGCGGACTCCGCCAGCGTGGCGAAGGCGGTGGCCGCGCTTCCCGCCGGCGTCTCCCTGCTGGTCAACAACGCCGGGATCACCCGCGACCGCAGCGCCGTCAACATGAGCGACGACGAGTGGGGCTCGGTCCTCTCCGTCAACCTGACGGGGGCGTTCCACATGATCCGCGCGCTCGCGCCCGCGATGCGGAACGCCGGGTACGGGCGGATCGTCAATATCACCTCGATCAACGGGATCCGCGGGAAGTTCGGCCAGGCGAACTACTGCGCCTCGAAGGCGGGTCTCATCGGGCTGACGAAGACCCTGGCGCGGGAGCTGGGCCCCAAGGGGATCACGGTCAACGCCGTCGCCCCCGGCATGGTCATGACCGAGATGGCGCTGGCGCTTCCGCCCGAGTTCGTCGACAAGGCGAGGGCGGAGGCCGTGCTTCCGGAACTGGCGACGCCCGGCGACATCGCGAACACGGTCCTGTTCCTCCTGTCCGACGCGGCCCGCATGATCACCGGCGAAGTGATCCGGGTCGACGCCGGGCAATACGTCTGATGCGGATCGATTTCCATGTCCACATGGGGGTGTACTCCTTCCACAATCCCTGGGTGACGGAGTGGATGAAGGAGACGCATCCCGAGGGATACGAGGAGTACATCCGGAAGTACGACGACCCCGGAGCCTTCGAGGAGCTGCTGGCGGCCGAGGGGGTGGATTACGCCTGCGTGCTGGCCGAGTTGAGCGATTCCACCACGGGACTCTGCACGAACGAGCAGGTGCGCGATTTCTGCCGGGGCCGGCGGCGGCTGATCCCTTTTTGCGACATCAGCCCCAACCGGTTCACCGACCTCGGGGGCGAGCTGCGGCGGCGGGTGGAGGAAGAGGGGTTCCGGGGGGTGAAGCTCTACCCCTCGTACCAGCACTACTACCCGAACGAGCAGAGGATGTACCCGCTGTACGAGGCGGCGCGGGACCTGGGGGTCCCCGTCATGTTCCACATCGGGTCGTCGGTGTTCCGCGGGACCCGGATGAAGTATTGCGACCCGCTGCATCTCGACGACGTGGCGGTCGATTTTCCGGACCTGAACCTGGTCATGGCGCACGCCGGCCGGGGATTCTGGTACGACCGGGCCTTCTTCCTCGCCAAGCTGCACGCAAACGTATACCTAGAGATTTCCGGCCTGCCGCCGTCGAGGCTGATGACGTATTTTCCGGAACTGGACCGGCTCACGGAGAAGGTGATCTTCGGCAGCGACTGGCCGGGGATGCCGTGGATCCGGCGCAACATGGACGCGGTCGGGAACTTGCCGTTGCCGGCGGAAGGGGTGGAGAGGATCCTCGGCGGAAACGCCGCCAGGCTTTTGCGTATCTGACGGGCGGCCGCTATTTCCCGGCCGCGGCGGCTTCCCTGCGCCGTCGGGTGCTCTTCAGCGCCGTCTCCAGCGTGATCGTGTCGAGGATCGCCTTCGTGAGGTCGTCGATCTCTTCCGTGATGCGGCGAAGCTCCGCGACGACCGGTTCGCCCGCGGGGTTCCCATGGTTCGGCATGTCGAGCTCGGATTCGAGCTTTTCGAACAGCTCGATCACGTCCAGGAGCGTCGTCCGGCTGACGTTTCCCGCGAACCGGTACCCCCCGCCGACGCCGCGCACCGCCTGGACCAGCCCGGAGTGCACCAGGTTGCGCATCACCTTGGCGAGGTGGTGCGTGGAGATCCCGTACTTCTCGGCGATGTCGGTGGTGGAGAGCTGCCGGTCGGCGTTGCCCGCCAGTTCGAGCACCGCGAAGAGGGCGAACAGGGATCCCTTGTTCAGCTTCATTCGATCTCCCGCTCCAGTTCGATGTATCGGCCCGAGCGCAGCCCCCGGCTCCGGAAGAACGACAGCGTCACCTTGTTGTTCCGGTCCACCATCGTCCGCACCGTCGTGACCCCGGCCGCCTTCATCCGCCGGCAGATCTCGTCGAACATCCGCTTCGCGATCCCCGCCCCGCGCATCCCCGGGGAGACGGCCAGCGCGAAGCACCAGCCGCACGGGGCCGAACCGAACTCCCAGGCGCGCACTTCCCCGGCGATGTACCCGACGATGTCGCCGCCGGATTCGGCGACCAGGAAGATCCGGTCCTTCTTCTCGCCGCTCCCGTAATGCGCGAAGATCCCGCGCCAGTAGGCCGGTTTCTCTTCCTTGGGGCCGACGTCGTCGATCTCGATGATGGCGTCGAGGTCGGTGGGCACGGCGTTCCGGATGAGAATTGGATCTTTTATTGCCATATGGTACCTTAATACCACAATCGGAAGGGAAAGCAAGGTCTTCCTTCCCGGGAATCCGCCGGGTCGGGATTCATCAAGGCGTATGCGATGTCCAATTCGACAGGGGGGGGATGCGATGAGAAAAGCCGTGTCGTTTCTCGCGGTTGCCGTGGCGATGCTCTGCATGGCCGGATCGGGCGTTGCCGGTGACACCATCAAGGTCGGGTTCGTCGACACGTACACCGGCCCGGCGACGACCTTCACCAACGACGTCCTCGACGGGTTCAAGATGGCGGCGGAGAAGATCAACGCGAAGGGCGGCGTGCTCGGCAGGAAGATCACGTACGTGACCCGCGACGACAAGTTCAAGCCGGACATCGGGCTGACGATGGCGAAGGAGCTCATCCTCAACGAGAACGTCGACCTGCTGGTCGGGACGATCAACAGCGCGACGGCGCTCGCGGTGTCCGATCTCTGCAGGAAGGAGAAGGTCCCCTTCCTCGTGAC
This genomic window contains:
- a CDS encoding Rrf2 family transcriptional regulator, whose translation is MKLNKGSLFALFAVLELAGNADRQLSTTDIAEKYGISTHHLAKVMRNLVHSGLVQAVRGVGGGYRFAGNVSRTTLLDVIELFEKLESELDMPNHGNPAGEPVVAELRRITEEIDDLTKAILDTITLETALKSTRRRREAAAAGK
- a CDS encoding GNAT family N-acetyltransferase; protein product: MKDPILIRNAVPTDLDAIIEIDDVGPKEEKPAYWRGIFAHYGSGEKKDRIFLVAESGGDIVGYIAGEVRAWEFGSAPCGWCFALAVSPGMRGAGIAKRMFDEICRRMKAAGVTTVRTMVDRNNKVTLSFFRSRGLRSGRYIELEREIE
- a CDS encoding amidohydrolase family protein; this encodes MRIDFHVHMGVYSFHNPWVTEWMKETHPEGYEEYIRKYDDPGAFEELLAAEGVDYACVLAELSDSTTGLCTNEQVRDFCRGRRRLIPFCDISPNRFTDLGGELRRRVEEEGFRGVKLYPSYQHYYPNEQRMYPLYEAARDLGVPVMFHIGSSVFRGTRMKYCDPLHLDDVAVDFPDLNLVMAHAGRGFWYDRAFFLAKLHANVYLEISGLPPSRLMTYFPELDRLTEKVIFGSDWPGMPWIRRNMDAVGNLPLPAEGVERILGGNAARLLRI
- the fabG gene encoding 3-oxoacyl-ACP reductase FabG is translated as MGDFLNLEGRIAVVTGGARGIGLAITRALIDHGVRVHVFDVAPGAGDDAAPYTFHQADIADSASVAKAVAALPAGVSLLVNNAGITRDRSAVNMSDDEWGSVLSVNLTGAFHMIRALAPAMRNAGYGRIVNITSINGIRGKFGQANYCASKAGLIGLTKTLARELGPKGITVNAVAPGMVMTEMALALPPEFVDKARAEAVLPELATPGDIANTVLFLLSDAARMITGEVIRVDAGQYV